A stretch of the Panicum virgatum strain AP13 chromosome 9N, P.virgatum_v5, whole genome shotgun sequence genome encodes the following:
- the LOC120690154 gene encoding magnesium transporter MRS2-I: MAAAGAGAGGEGKKRGASRSWILFDAAGEERVLDADKYAIMHRVDINARDLRILDPLLSYPSTILGRERAIVLNLEHIKAIITSEEVLLRDPSDENVIPVVEELRRRLAPSNATQHDGKENLSGQHDAEGAEEDESPFEFRALEVTLEAICSFLDARTTELETDAYPALDELTSKISSRNLDRVRKLKSGMTRLTARVQKVRDELEQLLDDDDDMADLYLSRKLAGASSPVSGSGGPNWFPASPTIGSKISRASRASAPTIHGNENDVEELEMLLEAYFMQIDGTLNKLTTLREYIDDTEDYINIQLDNHRNQLIQLELFLSSGTVCLSLYSLVAGIFGMNIPYTWNDNHGYVFKWVVLVSGLFCAFMFVSIVAYARHKGLVGS; encoded by the exons ATGgctgcggcgggggcgggggccggGGGCGAGGGGAAGAAGCGGGGCGCGTCGCGGAGCTGGATCCTGTTCGACGCGGCCGGGGAGGAGCGGGTGCTGGACGCCGACAAGTACGCCATCATGCACCGCGTCGACATCAACGCGCGCGACCTCCGCATCCTCGACCCGCTGCTGTCCTACCCCTCCACCATCCTCGGGCGCGAGCGCGCCATCGTGCTCAACCTCGAG CATATAAAGGCGATCATCACTTCCGAGGAG GTTTTGCTTAGGGATCCATCTGATGAGAATGTAATCCCTGTGGTAGAGGAGCTCCGGAGGCGCTTAGCACCATCAAATGCCACTCAGCATGATGGAAAGGAGAACTTAAGTGGCCAGCATGATGCAGAAGGGGCGGAAGAGGATG AATCTCCTTTTGAGTTCCGTGCACTGGAGGTTACTCTGGAAGCAATATGCAGTTTCCTTGATGCACGCACTACTGAACTTGAGACTGATGCTTACCCAGCTTTGGATGAATTGACATCCAAG ATCAGCAGTCGCAACTTGGATAGGGTACGAAAGTTAAAAAGCGGCATGACAAGATTGACTGCAAGGGTTCAGAAG GTGAGAGACGAGCTTGAACAATTATTGGATGATGACGATGACATGGCTGATCTTTACTTGTCTAGAAAGTTGGCTGGGGCATCTTCCCCTGTCAGTGGTTCTGGAGGACCAAATTGGTTCCCCGCATCCCCAACTATTGGTTCAAAAATATCAAGAGCAAGCAGAGCCAGTGCACCTACCATACATGGTAATGAGAATGATGTGGAAGAACTGGAGATGTTGCTAGAG GCATATTTCATGCAAATTGATGGCACTTTAAACAAATTGACAACG CTGAGAGAGTACATTGATGACACGGAAGATTACATTAATATCCAG CTTGACAACCACCGTAATCAGTTGATTCAG CTAGAGTTATTCTTGAGTTCCGGGACCGTATGCTTGTCGCTTTACTCATTAGTTGCTGGAATCTTTGGTATGAATATACCATACACCTGGAACGACAACCATGGGTATGTCTTCAAATGG GTGGTTCTCGTATCCGGGCTTTTTTGCGCCTTTATGTTTGTCTCCATTGTTGCTTATGCGAGGCACAAGGGTCTCGTTGGATCCTGA
- the LOC120688670 gene encoding two-component response regulator ORR41-like, producing MAGAAAKERRVIRVLLVEDEEIHRVRARALLRDAAGGVELGEAGNGAEAVRRVREGGAYDLILTDRQMPVMDGHEATRQIRALGVTTPIVGLSSDSLAADADAFIKAGADDFTPKPLSKEKLNRILAKFNLA from the exons atggcgggcgcggcggcgaaggagcGCAGGGTGATCAGGGTCCTCCTCGTCGAGGACGAGGAGATCCACCGG GTTCGGGCCAGGGCGCTGCTGAgggacgccgccggcggcgtggagctgGGCGAGGCCGGGAACGGCGCCGAGGCGGTGCGGCGCGTGCGGGAGGGCGGCGCCTACGACCTCATCCTCACCGACCGGCAGATGCCCGTCATGGACGGACACGAG GCGACGCGGCAGATTCGGGCACTGGGCGTCACGACGCCGATCGTCGGGCTGTCGAGCGacagcctcgccgccgacgccgacgcgttCATCAAGGCCGGGGCCGACGACTTCACGCCCAAG CCGCTGTCCAAGGAGAAGCTCAACCGTATCCTCGCCAAATTCAATCTCGCTTAG